A region from the Arvicola amphibius chromosome 12, mArvAmp1.2, whole genome shotgun sequence genome encodes:
- the Prrg2 gene encoding transmembrane gamma-carboxyglutamic acid protein 2 isoform X2: protein MRGHPSLLLVYMGLTTCLDTLPYEEQNQVLDIFLNPPEAQSFLVGRRRVPRANHWDLELLTPGNLERECQEERCSWEEAREYFEDNTLTERYWERYTYNGKGGRGRVDVAGLAVGLTSGILLIVLAGLGAFWYLHYRRQRRLRVQESCQQETGLISPLTPPTPLFPPLPPGLPTYEQALAASGVHDAPPPPYSSLRRPH from the exons ATGAGGGGCCATCCTTCCCTGCTCTTAGTCTATATGGGATTGACCACCTGCCTGGACACCTTACCTTATGAAGAGCAAAACCAAG TTCTTGACATCTTCCTGAATCCCCCGGAGGCCCAGAGTTTCCTAGTTGGCCGCAGGCGGGTTCCTCGGGCTAACCACTGGGACCTGGAGCTGCTGACCCCCGGGAACCTGGAACGGGAGTGTCAGGAAGAGAGGTGCTCCTGGGAGGAGGCCCGGGAGTACTTCGAGGATAACACTCTGACG GAACGCTACTGGGAACGTTATACCTACAATGGCAAGGGAG GGCGTGGACGAGTAGATGTTGCAGGCTTGGCGGTGGGACTGACTTCTGGGATCCTGCTCATCGTCTTGGCTGGCTTGGGAGCCTTTTGGTATCTGCATTACCGACGGCAGCGCCGACTCAGAGTGCAAGAGTCCTGTCAGCAAGA GACCGGGCTCATCAGTCCCCTGACTCCCCCGACGCCCTTGTTTCCACCCTTACCTCCAGGCCTCCCCACTTACGAGCAGGCGTTAGCAGCCTCGGGTGTGCACGACGCCCCTCCACCCCCTTACTCCAG CCTCAGAAGGCCTCACTGA
- the Prrg2 gene encoding transmembrane gamma-carboxyglutamic acid protein 2 isoform X1: MNLCHMVLWVQQRDRHGLCAHHWAGTAISEIRPPLTFEYLSPGRESLPPNSAEAFGKPHNMRGHPSLLLVYMGLTTCLDTLPYEEQNQVLDIFLNPPEAQSFLVGRRRVPRANHWDLELLTPGNLERECQEERCSWEEAREYFEDNTLTERYWERYTYNGKGGRGRVDVAGLAVGLTSGILLIVLAGLGAFWYLHYRRQRRLRVQESCQQETGLISPLTPPTPLFPPLPPGLPTYEQALAASGVHDAPPPPYSSLRRPH; the protein is encoded by the exons ATGAACCTGTGTCACATGGTACTGTGGGTacagcagagagacagacacggaCTTTGTGCTCATCACTGGGCAGGCACTGCCATCTCTGAGATCCGCCCTCCTCTCACATTCGAATACCTG AGTCCAGGCAGGGAGTCCTTGCCTCCTAACTCTGCTGAGGCTTTTGGGAAGCCACACAATATGAGGGGCCATCCTTCCCTGCTCTTAGTCTATATGGGATTGACCACCTGCCTGGACACCTTACCTTATGAAGAGCAAAACCAAG TTCTTGACATCTTCCTGAATCCCCCGGAGGCCCAGAGTTTCCTAGTTGGCCGCAGGCGGGTTCCTCGGGCTAACCACTGGGACCTGGAGCTGCTGACCCCCGGGAACCTGGAACGGGAGTGTCAGGAAGAGAGGTGCTCCTGGGAGGAGGCCCGGGAGTACTTCGAGGATAACACTCTGACG GAACGCTACTGGGAACGTTATACCTACAATGGCAAGGGAG GGCGTGGACGAGTAGATGTTGCAGGCTTGGCGGTGGGACTGACTTCTGGGATCCTGCTCATCGTCTTGGCTGGCTTGGGAGCCTTTTGGTATCTGCATTACCGACGGCAGCGCCGACTCAGAGTGCAAGAGTCCTGTCAGCAAGA GACCGGGCTCATCAGTCCCCTGACTCCCCCGACGCCCTTGTTTCCACCCTTACCTCCAGGCCTCCCCACTTACGAGCAGGCGTTAGCAGCCTCGGGTGTGCACGACGCCCCTCCACCCCCTTACTCCAG CCTCAGAAGGCCTCACTGA